Proteins found in one Planococcus citri chromosome 2, ihPlaCitr1.1, whole genome shotgun sequence genomic segment:
- the L gene encoding zinc finger protein 423 homolog isoform X3: MLFKGNSSSLQQLIEKLQSNKEHSNTKDTLGTEGGSSWVSEDHTTSPGSSCPTPNSTTEVADSELSFTVGVTEGTPHACRFCDKAFPRNSYLRRHEQTHTDCMPFQCQYCNTLFKHKRSRDRHIKIHTGEKKYKCSKCDAGYTRSDHLKIHLKTHDNRKPFQCTLCNRGYGTAAALTSHMQNHKRSNEISSQPAPAGSIKCHKCSETFREPEELQNHMNLHQSPENVHNSNNKSSKNSYPTILICPYCRKDNFSTMEALQSHVQSAHKSIFNGDLQREISNLKLRSPAPTPSQLNSSSPLNVTQSFNSLPSYYCDQCTMKFSSLQALQKHTSAVHGFSANTYNNLKYLMSPEMYNNGKLYCMFCAMQFLTPAAYAEHYIIFHGPYHPQLMALTPPEQMKPTDLSKKTSPVKRPNIDEHRASPRKKSKVNENSILNSNNHRYGYPGPLLCNQCSAAFTDFESFRAHIKLHIEETSGGLLGGASPMERKRASAEFTCPHCRSVFSSNEEISQHIVTHFLASSVEYSCENCQKSYDKGDDLQKHLMEVHAHHLYSCSICNEVFDSKMAIQVHFTIRHSNEAKVYRCTGCSSSNAAFHSEMEFANHVKTMHTNNSPLLAAFATHHHNTQMLRCFICHMTFPTELEMQLHLPTHGKQFQCTLCPQSFHIEYLLDKHMQNDHSTPQINGSLENCLDSNNKESSPILSPNNRFDNQMKKNEGSESKSNFICCDICEKCDFSNDNELLNHKKLFHHKLLSPVKHESSENSEDRLKLSQKHKSNSSSSSPTIRCDNKKMESFNGDSNGSNLTCCEICEKRDFANEAELMSHKKLIHNVKLSPHGKVSLNCAYCKENCKSRSDLENHMKTHSQNSTSSGKHKCIICDEMCPTAAVLAEHKLTHCKVLSGKTCMQCKGSITTEEQFFSHIQQHSSPQNGTNNNNNSSQNSLVLPTFCVICRQTLSSEMEARMHARFHLHQSADLVPCSVCFHMSERQDLIAGICKECYQRHGKSSPFRCPECHMKFDNGPAIEIHLATVHRKSYQCIKCQVSFDNEKEIQHHVASHVMIDGLNGHECRLCRLVLPSPVQLQAHLIEHTFAGCATFTCYLCSSVFTTAQGLQTHILEHGLAARPYDCSRCKQKFFFTSELEHHSYVHLEEMALSEGHGYFYGQEKNLLKDKSANIPYINHSISLAENLYNNNKEPGNKYHCTECGIDFPHANDLYDHKNRAHNNQNDRYVQNGEHKRKRETPNPTEANRVKYEEQNDNVDVDEKMDAKQNDCESEDEQIDVVTTKTEEQAENIEKNDKQ; this comes from the exons ATACACTGGGGACAGAAGGCGGCTCATCTTGGGTCTCCGAGGACCACACGACGTCTCCTGGAAGTTCGTGCCCGACGCCGAATTCCACCACGGAGGTCGCGGATTCCGAATTATCATTTACGGTAGGCGTTACCGAAGGTACTCCACACGCTTGCCGTTTCTGCGATAAAGCATTTCCTCGGAACAGTTACCTCAGACGACATGAACAG ACTCATACCGATTGTATGCCTTTCCAATGCCAATATTGTAATACGCTGTTTAAACATAAACGAAGTCGGGATCGTcatataaaaatacataccGGAGAAAAGAAGTATAAATGTTCGAAATGTGATGCCGGATATACCAGAAG cgatcatttgaaaattcatttgaaaacacATGACAATCGAAAGCCATTCCAATGTACTCTCTGCAATCGAGGCTACGGTACTGCTGCGGCTCTCACGTCGCATATGCAGAATCACAAACGATCGAACGAAATTTCATCTCAACCAGCACCAGCCGGTAGCATCAAATGTCACAAATGCTCGGAAACGTTCAGAGAACCGGAAGAGTTACAA AATCACATGAATTTGCACCAGTCGCCGGAAAATGTACACAATTCCAATAACAAATCGTCCAAGAATTCGTACCCAACCATTCTAATATGTCCTTATTGTCGCAAAGATAATTTCTCAACAATGGAAGCTCTACAATCTCACGTGCAATCGGCTCACA AATCAATTTTCAACGGAGACTTGCAACGCGAgatctcaaatttgaaactaAGATCTCCGGCTCCGACGCCCAGCCAATTAAATTCGTCTTCGCCTTTAAACGTAACGCAGTCTTTCAATTCATTACCGTCCTACTATTGCGATCAATGCACGATGAAGTTTTCATCGTTACAAGCCCTTCAAAAACATACGTCTGCGGTGCATGGTTTCTCCGCCAACACCTACAACAACCTCAAGTACTTGATGTCACCTGAGATGTACAATAATGGCAAATTGTACTGCATGTTTTGCGCTATGCAGTTCTTGACGCCTGCCGCGTACGCCGAGCATTATATCATATTTCACGGTCCGTATCATCCGCAATTAATGGCGTTAACTCCGCCGGAACAAATGAAACCGACTGATTTATCAAAGAAAACGTCTCCCGTCAAACGTCCCAATATCGATGAGCATCGAGCTTCGCCTCGTAAGAAGAGTAAAGTCAAtgaaaactcgattttgaaTTCTAATAAT CACCGATACGGTTATCCGGGCCCATTACTATGCAATCAATGTAGCGCCGCATTCACCGATTTCGAATCGTTCCGGGCTCATATCAAATTACACATCGAAGAAACCAGCGGAGGCCTGCTAGGAGGAGCTTCTCCAATGGAGCGTAAACGTGCATCGGCCGAATTCACGTGCCCTCATTGCCGATCAGTGTTCTCATCTAATGAAGAAATAAGTCAGCACATCGTGACGCATTTTTTAGCCTCCAGTGTCGAATACAGTtgcgaaaattgccaaaaatcgtaCGATAAAGGCGACGATTTGCAAAAGCATTTAATGGAGGTACACGCGCATCACTTGTACAGTTGCTCCATTTGTAACGAGGTGTTCGACTCAAAAATGGCGATACAG GTTCATTTCACCATTAGACATAGTAACGAAGCCAAAGTTTATCGGTGTACTGGGTGCTCATCGTCTAACGCTGCCTTTCATTCGGAGATGGAGTTTGCGAATCATGTGAAAACAATGCATACCAATAATTCGCCGTTGTTGGCTGCGTTTGCGACTCATCATCAT AATACTCAAATGCTGAGATGCTTCATTTGCCACATGACTTTTCCGACCGAATTAGAAATGCAGTTACATTTACCAACCCATGGTAAACAGTTCCAATGTACGTTGTGTCCACAATCGTTCCACATCGAGTATTTATTGGATAAACATATGCAGAATGATCATAGTACTCCg CAAATCAATGGATCATTAGAAAACTGCTTGGATTCGAACAACAAAGAATCATCGCCCATTCTATCGCCGAATAACCGTTTCGACaatcaaatgaaaaagaatGAGGGTTCTGAATCGAAAAGCAACTTCATCTGCTGtgatatttgtgaaaaatgtgacttttccAATGATAACGAATTACTCAATCACAAAAAACTATTCCACCATAAACTGTTGTCTCCTGTAAAG CatgaaagttcagaaaattcAGAAGACAGATTAAAATTGTCTCAAAAGCATAAATCCAATTCGTCGTCGTCTTCACCAACGATTCGATGCGACAATAAAAAAATGGAGTCTTTTAATGGCGATTCGAACGGCAGTAATTTGACATGCTGCGAAATTTGCGAAAAACGCGATTTTGCAAACGAAGCTGAGTTGATgtctcataaaaaattgatccataATGTGAAATTATCTCCTCATGGCAAG gtaagcTTGAACTGCGCATACTGTAAAGAAAACTGTAAATCGAGATCAGATTTGGAAAACCATATGAAAACACATTCTCAGAACTCCACTTCGTCTGGAAAACATAAATGTATAATCTGTGATGAAATGTGTCCAACAGCTGCCGTTTTAGCTGAACACAAACTTACCCATTGCAAG GTGCTATCGGGGAAAACATGCATGCAATGTAAAGGTTCGATTACAACAGAAGAGCAATTCTTTTCGCACATCCAGCAGCACAGCTCGCCCCAAAACGGAACGAATAACAATAACAACTCGTCCCAGAACTCATTGGTTTTACCAACATTTTGTGTAATTTGTCGGCAAACTTTATCATCGGAGATGGAAGCTCGAATGCATGCCAGATTCCATTTACACCAATCTGCTGATTTGGTACCATGCTCTGTATGCTTCCATATGTCCGAAAGGCAAGATTTGATCGCCGGAATTTGCAAAGAATGTTATCAAAGGCATGGAAAATCGTCACCTTTTAGATGTCCGGAGTGTCATATGAAATTTGATAACGGTCCAGCGATTGAAATCCATTTGGCAACAGTGCACAGGAAAAGTTACCAGTGCATCAAATGCCAA GTGAGCTTCGATAACGAGAAAGAAATCCAACACCACGTCGCTTCTCATGTAATGATCGACGGTCTGAATGGTCACGAATGTCGACTTTGTCGGTTAGTATTGCCTTCACCGGTGCAATTACAAGCTCATCTAATCGAGCATACATTCGCTGGCTGCGCTACATTCACTTGCTATTTGTGCAGTTCTGTGTTTACTACTGCTCAAGGCTTACAAACGCATATTCTAGAGCATGGTTTAGCTGCTAGACCCTACGATTGCTCCAGATGTAAACAGAAATTCTTCTTTACTTCCGAATTAGAACACCATAGCTATGTGCATTTGGAGGAAATGGCTCTAAGTGAAG gtcaCGGATATTTTTACGGTCAAGAGAAGAACTTACTGAAGGATAAATCTGCAAATATTCCATACATTAATCATTCCATCTCATTGGCCGAGAATTTATACAATAATAACAAAGAACCAGGCAACAAATACCACTGTACCGAATGCGGTATTGATTTTCCTCACGCCAATGATCTGTACGATCACAAAAATCGCGCTCACAATAACCAGAACGATAGATACGTTCAAAATGGCGAACACAAGCGTAAACGAGAAACTCCGAATCCTACAGAAGCCAATAGAGTAAAGTATGAAGAGCAAAATGATAACGTAGATGTAGACGAAAAGATGGATGCTAAACAGAATGACTGCGAATCAGAAGACGAACAAATCGATGTTGTTACTACAAAGACTGAAGAACAagctgaaaatattgaaaaaaatgacaaacaaTAA
- the L gene encoding zinc finger protein 423 homolog isoform X4 has translation MDTLGTEGGSSWVSEDHTTSPGSSCPTPNSTTEVADSELSFTVGVTEGTPHACRFCDKAFPRNSYLRRHEQTHTDCMPFQCQYCNTLFKHKRSRDRHIKIHTGEKKYKCSKCDAGYTRSDHLKIHLKTHDNRKPFQCTLCNRGYGTAAALTSHMQNHKRSNEISSQPAPAGSIKCHKCSETFREPEELQNHMNLHQSPENVHNSNNKSSKNSYPTILICPYCRKDNFSTMEALQSHVQSAHKSIFNGDLQREISNLKLRSPAPTPSQLNSSSPLNVTQSFNSLPSYYCDQCTMKFSSLQALQKHTSAVHGFSANTYNNLKYLMSPEMYNNGKLYCMFCAMQFLTPAAYAEHYIIFHGPYHPQLMALTPPEQMKPTDLSKKTSPVKRPNIDEHRASPRKKSKVNENSILNSNNHRYGYPGPLLCNQCSAAFTDFESFRAHIKLHIEETSGGLLGGASPMERKRASAEFTCPHCRSVFSSNEEISQHIVTHFLASSVEYSCENCQKSYDKGDDLQKHLMEVHAHHLYSCSICNEVFDSKMAIQVHFTIRHSNEAKVYRCTGCSSSNAAFHSEMEFANHVKTMHTNNSPLLAAFATHHHNTQMLRCFICHMTFPTELEMQLHLPTHGKQFQCTLCPQSFHIEYLLDKHMQNDHSTPQINGSLENCLDSNNKESSPILSPNNRFDNQMKKNEGSESKSNFICCDICEKCDFSNDNELLNHKKLFHHKLLSPVKHESSENSEDRLKLSQKHKSNSSSSSPTIRCDNKKMESFNGDSNGSNLTCCEICEKRDFANEAELMSHKKLIHNVKLSPHGKVSLNCAYCKENCKSRSDLENHMKTHSQNSTSSGKHKCIICDEMCPTAAVLAEHKLTHCKVLSGKTCMQCKGSITTEEQFFSHIQQHSSPQNGTNNNNNSSQNSLVLPTFCVICRQTLSSEMEARMHARFHLHQSADLVPCSVCFHMSERQDLIAGICKECYQRHGKSSPFRCPECHMKFDNGPAIEIHLATVHRKSYQCIKCQVSFDNEKEIQHHVASHVMIDGLNGHECRLCRLVLPSPVQLQAHLIEHTFAGCATFTCYLCSSVFTTAQGLQTHILEHGLAARPYDCSRCKQKFFFTSELEHHSYVHLEEMALSEGHGYFYGQEKNLLKDKSANIPYINHSISLAENLYNNNKEPGNKYHCTECGIDFPHANDLYDHKNRAHNNQNDRYVQNGEHKRKRETPNPTEANRVKYEEQNDNVDVDEKMDAKQNDCESEDEQIDVVTTKTEEQAENIEKNDKQ, from the exons ATACACTGGGGACAGAAGGCGGCTCATCTTGGGTCTCCGAGGACCACACGACGTCTCCTGGAAGTTCGTGCCCGACGCCGAATTCCACCACGGAGGTCGCGGATTCCGAATTATCATTTACGGTAGGCGTTACCGAAGGTACTCCACACGCTTGCCGTTTCTGCGATAAAGCATTTCCTCGGAACAGTTACCTCAGACGACATGAACAG ACTCATACCGATTGTATGCCTTTCCAATGCCAATATTGTAATACGCTGTTTAAACATAAACGAAGTCGGGATCGTcatataaaaatacataccGGAGAAAAGAAGTATAAATGTTCGAAATGTGATGCCGGATATACCAGAAG cgatcatttgaaaattcatttgaaaacacATGACAATCGAAAGCCATTCCAATGTACTCTCTGCAATCGAGGCTACGGTACTGCTGCGGCTCTCACGTCGCATATGCAGAATCACAAACGATCGAACGAAATTTCATCTCAACCAGCACCAGCCGGTAGCATCAAATGTCACAAATGCTCGGAAACGTTCAGAGAACCGGAAGAGTTACAA AATCACATGAATTTGCACCAGTCGCCGGAAAATGTACACAATTCCAATAACAAATCGTCCAAGAATTCGTACCCAACCATTCTAATATGTCCTTATTGTCGCAAAGATAATTTCTCAACAATGGAAGCTCTACAATCTCACGTGCAATCGGCTCACA AATCAATTTTCAACGGAGACTTGCAACGCGAgatctcaaatttgaaactaAGATCTCCGGCTCCGACGCCCAGCCAATTAAATTCGTCTTCGCCTTTAAACGTAACGCAGTCTTTCAATTCATTACCGTCCTACTATTGCGATCAATGCACGATGAAGTTTTCATCGTTACAAGCCCTTCAAAAACATACGTCTGCGGTGCATGGTTTCTCCGCCAACACCTACAACAACCTCAAGTACTTGATGTCACCTGAGATGTACAATAATGGCAAATTGTACTGCATGTTTTGCGCTATGCAGTTCTTGACGCCTGCCGCGTACGCCGAGCATTATATCATATTTCACGGTCCGTATCATCCGCAATTAATGGCGTTAACTCCGCCGGAACAAATGAAACCGACTGATTTATCAAAGAAAACGTCTCCCGTCAAACGTCCCAATATCGATGAGCATCGAGCTTCGCCTCGTAAGAAGAGTAAAGTCAAtgaaaactcgattttgaaTTCTAATAAT CACCGATACGGTTATCCGGGCCCATTACTATGCAATCAATGTAGCGCCGCATTCACCGATTTCGAATCGTTCCGGGCTCATATCAAATTACACATCGAAGAAACCAGCGGAGGCCTGCTAGGAGGAGCTTCTCCAATGGAGCGTAAACGTGCATCGGCCGAATTCACGTGCCCTCATTGCCGATCAGTGTTCTCATCTAATGAAGAAATAAGTCAGCACATCGTGACGCATTTTTTAGCCTCCAGTGTCGAATACAGTtgcgaaaattgccaaaaatcgtaCGATAAAGGCGACGATTTGCAAAAGCATTTAATGGAGGTACACGCGCATCACTTGTACAGTTGCTCCATTTGTAACGAGGTGTTCGACTCAAAAATGGCGATACAG GTTCATTTCACCATTAGACATAGTAACGAAGCCAAAGTTTATCGGTGTACTGGGTGCTCATCGTCTAACGCTGCCTTTCATTCGGAGATGGAGTTTGCGAATCATGTGAAAACAATGCATACCAATAATTCGCCGTTGTTGGCTGCGTTTGCGACTCATCATCAT AATACTCAAATGCTGAGATGCTTCATTTGCCACATGACTTTTCCGACCGAATTAGAAATGCAGTTACATTTACCAACCCATGGTAAACAGTTCCAATGTACGTTGTGTCCACAATCGTTCCACATCGAGTATTTATTGGATAAACATATGCAGAATGATCATAGTACTCCg CAAATCAATGGATCATTAGAAAACTGCTTGGATTCGAACAACAAAGAATCATCGCCCATTCTATCGCCGAATAACCGTTTCGACaatcaaatgaaaaagaatGAGGGTTCTGAATCGAAAAGCAACTTCATCTGCTGtgatatttgtgaaaaatgtgacttttccAATGATAACGAATTACTCAATCACAAAAAACTATTCCACCATAAACTGTTGTCTCCTGTAAAG CatgaaagttcagaaaattcAGAAGACAGATTAAAATTGTCTCAAAAGCATAAATCCAATTCGTCGTCGTCTTCACCAACGATTCGATGCGACAATAAAAAAATGGAGTCTTTTAATGGCGATTCGAACGGCAGTAATTTGACATGCTGCGAAATTTGCGAAAAACGCGATTTTGCAAACGAAGCTGAGTTGATgtctcataaaaaattgatccataATGTGAAATTATCTCCTCATGGCAAG gtaagcTTGAACTGCGCATACTGTAAAGAAAACTGTAAATCGAGATCAGATTTGGAAAACCATATGAAAACACATTCTCAGAACTCCACTTCGTCTGGAAAACATAAATGTATAATCTGTGATGAAATGTGTCCAACAGCTGCCGTTTTAGCTGAACACAAACTTACCCATTGCAAG GTGCTATCGGGGAAAACATGCATGCAATGTAAAGGTTCGATTACAACAGAAGAGCAATTCTTTTCGCACATCCAGCAGCACAGCTCGCCCCAAAACGGAACGAATAACAATAACAACTCGTCCCAGAACTCATTGGTTTTACCAACATTTTGTGTAATTTGTCGGCAAACTTTATCATCGGAGATGGAAGCTCGAATGCATGCCAGATTCCATTTACACCAATCTGCTGATTTGGTACCATGCTCTGTATGCTTCCATATGTCCGAAAGGCAAGATTTGATCGCCGGAATTTGCAAAGAATGTTATCAAAGGCATGGAAAATCGTCACCTTTTAGATGTCCGGAGTGTCATATGAAATTTGATAACGGTCCAGCGATTGAAATCCATTTGGCAACAGTGCACAGGAAAAGTTACCAGTGCATCAAATGCCAA GTGAGCTTCGATAACGAGAAAGAAATCCAACACCACGTCGCTTCTCATGTAATGATCGACGGTCTGAATGGTCACGAATGTCGACTTTGTCGGTTAGTATTGCCTTCACCGGTGCAATTACAAGCTCATCTAATCGAGCATACATTCGCTGGCTGCGCTACATTCACTTGCTATTTGTGCAGTTCTGTGTTTACTACTGCTCAAGGCTTACAAACGCATATTCTAGAGCATGGTTTAGCTGCTAGACCCTACGATTGCTCCAGATGTAAACAGAAATTCTTCTTTACTTCCGAATTAGAACACCATAGCTATGTGCATTTGGAGGAAATGGCTCTAAGTGAAG gtcaCGGATATTTTTACGGTCAAGAGAAGAACTTACTGAAGGATAAATCTGCAAATATTCCATACATTAATCATTCCATCTCATTGGCCGAGAATTTATACAATAATAACAAAGAACCAGGCAACAAATACCACTGTACCGAATGCGGTATTGATTTTCCTCACGCCAATGATCTGTACGATCACAAAAATCGCGCTCACAATAACCAGAACGATAGATACGTTCAAAATGGCGAACACAAGCGTAAACGAGAAACTCCGAATCCTACAGAAGCCAATAGAGTAAAGTATGAAGAGCAAAATGATAACGTAGATGTAGACGAAAAGATGGATGCTAAACAGAATGACTGCGAATCAGAAGACGAACAAATCGATGTTGTTACTACAAAGACTGAAGAACAagctgaaaatattgaaaaaaatgacaaacaaTAA